The Mesorhizobium koreense genome includes a window with the following:
- a CDS encoding pyridoxal-phosphate-dependent aminotransferase family protein, translating to MNRTGRHFLQIPGPSPVPEAVLAATARQVIDHRSPEFGELGTRVLTKIRKIFKTGHDVVIYPASGTGAWEAALSNTLSPGDKIMTYETGHFASLWAKLARKIGLVPVIAGENWRAGVDANAIEAELRKDTQREIKAVCVVHNETSTGSTTVIKEVRDAIDAAGHPALLMVDSISGLASADLRMDEWGVDVVVAGSQKGLMLPPGLSFNAVGPKALAASKSSGIRRSYWDWGEMLAMNRTGYFPYTPATNLLFGLDTAIDMLLAEGLENVFARHKRMGEATRRAVQSWGLENLCASPRHFSPVLTTVMMPEGHSADAFRRKVLENFNMSLGSGLSKVADRVFRIGHLGEINELTLVGTLAGCEMGFELAGVPHQKGGVDTAMRYLAETSAA from the coding sequence GTGAACAGAACCGGTCGCCATTTTCTTCAGATTCCCGGGCCCTCGCCAGTGCCCGAAGCCGTTCTCGCCGCGACTGCGCGCCAGGTCATCGACCACCGCAGTCCGGAATTCGGCGAGTTGGGGACGAGGGTTCTGACCAAGATCAGGAAGATCTTCAAGACCGGGCATGACGTCGTCATCTATCCGGCCTCGGGCACCGGGGCGTGGGAGGCAGCGCTCAGCAACACGCTGTCGCCCGGCGACAAAATCATGACTTACGAGACAGGGCACTTCGCCTCCCTATGGGCGAAACTCGCCAGGAAGATCGGGCTCGTGCCCGTTATTGCGGGAGAGAATTGGCGGGCAGGCGTGGACGCCAATGCCATCGAGGCCGAGCTTCGCAAGGATACGCAACGCGAGATCAAGGCGGTGTGCGTGGTCCACAACGAGACTTCGACGGGATCGACCACTGTGATCAAGGAGGTGCGCGACGCGATCGACGCCGCCGGCCATCCCGCGCTGCTGATGGTCGACAGCATTTCCGGCCTGGCTTCCGCCGACCTGCGCATGGACGAATGGGGTGTCGATGTGGTCGTGGCAGGGTCGCAGAAAGGATTGATGCTGCCCCCCGGCCTTTCTTTCAACGCCGTCGGCCCAAAGGCGCTGGCTGCTTCCAAATCATCGGGCATCCGTCGTTCCTATTGGGACTGGGGCGAGATGCTGGCCATGAACAGGACCGGCTATTTCCCCTATACGCCGGCGACCAACCTGTTGTTCGGCCTCGATACCGCGATCGATATGCTGCTGGCCGAGGGGCTGGAAAACGTGTTTGCCCGCCATAAGCGCATGGGAGAGGCGACACGCCGTGCGGTCCAGTCCTGGGGGCTGGAAAACCTTTGCGCATCTCCGCGCCATTTTTCGCCCGTGCTCACGACCGTGATGATGCCCGAAGGCCATAGCGCCGATGCCTTCCGGCGCAAGGTTCTGGAGAATTTCAACATGTCGCTCGGGTCCGGCCTGTCCAAGGTCGCCGATCGCGTGTTCCGTATCGGCCATCTGGGAGAGATCAACGAACTGACGCTGGTCGGCACGCTGGCCGGCTGTGAGATGGGCTTCGAACTGGCCGGCGTCCCCCATCAGAAGGGCGGCGTCGACACGGCCATGCGCTATCTCGCGGAAACGAGCGCGGCATAG
- a CDS encoding UxaA family hydrolase produces the protein MVEKTFLGFPRKSGRPGTRNHLLVLGINGLVATGAARVAAALPGSRLVATPYGRGQFGADKKCHFRQLVGIGANANNGAVLIIGVDRSSADEVANGIAARSPVLVETVTLDDTHEDALALAELGIRAGSRLAREISRARRQPVSVSELYVGLECGHSDASSGLAANPLAGALADRLVDAGGTAVIGETIEWLGAEHALRHRGAKPEIGEAIVLAVAAREAAVTAAGVDLLGNNPGAENIRGGLSTIEEKSLGAVAKAGSRPISGLLPFAGPPDHAGLYLMDGPSFSPESMTGFVASGTQMILFTTGPGNSYCSLLAPTIKISANPTARERLESQIDFDASSVFQARETLDAAADRLFAEVIGIASGTLTWGEAVGEGAECFTRIGASL, from the coding sequence ATGGTTGAAAAGACGTTTCTTGGATTTCCACGCAAATCCGGCCGGCCGGGGACGCGTAACCACCTTCTGGTCCTCGGCATCAACGGTCTGGTCGCGACAGGCGCTGCCCGCGTCGCGGCCGCCCTTCCCGGCAGCAGGCTGGTTGCAACGCCTTACGGACGCGGCCAATTCGGCGCCGACAAGAAATGCCATTTCCGGCAGTTGGTCGGGATAGGCGCCAATGCCAACAATGGCGCCGTGCTGATCATCGGGGTCGACCGCAGCTCCGCGGACGAGGTGGCGAACGGTATTGCCGCAAGATCACCTGTGCTGGTCGAAACCGTCACGCTTGACGATACGCATGAGGACGCGCTTGCGCTTGCCGAACTGGGCATCCGGGCCGGCTCCCGGCTGGCACGGGAAATCTCGCGGGCACGCAGACAGCCTGTCAGCGTTTCCGAACTCTATGTCGGCCTCGAATGTGGTCATTCCGACGCAAGTTCGGGCCTTGCCGCCAACCCGCTCGCCGGCGCGCTTGCCGACCGGCTGGTCGATGCCGGCGGCACGGCGGTGATCGGCGAGACGATCGAATGGCTGGGCGCCGAACATGCCCTGCGCCATCGCGGGGCAAAACCGGAGATCGGCGAGGCTATCGTCCTCGCCGTTGCCGCGCGTGAGGCGGCTGTCACGGCGGCGGGCGTCGATCTCCTCGGAAACAATCCGGGCGCGGAGAACATTCGCGGTGGCCTCTCGACGATCGAGGAGAAATCGCTGGGCGCGGTAGCGAAAGCCGGCTCGCGACCCATATCCGGCCTCCTGCCTTTCGCTGGGCCGCCGGACCACGCCGGCCTCTACCTGATGGACGGGCCGAGCTTTTCGCCTGAATCGATGACCGGCTTCGTCGCCTCGGGCACCCAGATGATCCTGTTCACCACAGGGCCCGGCAACTCCTATTGCAGCCTGCTGGCGCCGACGATCAAGATCAGTGCCAATCCCACCGCCAGGGAACGTTTGGAGAGCCAGATCGACTTCGATGCCAGCAGCGTCTTCCAAGCTCGTGAAACGCTGGATGCGGCCGCCGATCGTCTTTTTGCCGAGGTGATCGGGATTGCCTCCGGTACGCTCACCTGGGGCGAGGCCGTCGGCGAAGGCGCGGAGTGTTTTACACGTATAGGAGCCTCGTTGTGA
- a CDS encoding GlcG/HbpS family heme-binding protein, giving the protein MIDTKLLELSDARAVLEAAKQEAAANGWKVSVSVVDAGGYPILFERMDGAAPATARIAFEKSRTAAIFRGPTGPMEDRIAGRLAMLALPGITPVMGGVPLVAGGQTVGGIGISGLAPQQDHQVAEAGAKAVR; this is encoded by the coding sequence ATGATTGATACGAAATTACTGGAATTGAGCGATGCACGCGCCGTCCTCGAGGCTGCCAAGCAGGAGGCCGCTGCGAATGGCTGGAAGGTAAGCGTGTCGGTAGTCGATGCCGGCGGCTATCCCATCCTGTTTGAACGCATGGACGGGGCCGCGCCGGCGACTGCCCGCATCGCCTTCGAAAAATCACGTACGGCAGCGATCTTCCGTGGCCCGACCGGACCCATGGAAGACCGCATCGCCGGGCGCCTGGCGATGCTGGCGTTGCCGGGCATCACACCGGTAATGGGCGGCGTCCCTCTCGTAGCCGGAGGCCAAACCGTGGGCGGCATCGGGATATCGGGCCTGGCGCCTCAGCAGGATCATCAGGTTGCGGAGGCAGGTGCCAAGGCCGTCAGGTAG
- a CDS encoding aldo/keto reductase has protein sequence MEKRRIGRTGLEVTVLGFGCGPIGGLFDKVPDEQAHQAVRAARDGGVTYFDVAPFYGTGLAEHRLGEAFRGRPKDFVLSTKVGRLLKPATSGRPQESMFRETLPFEIVYDYSYDGIMRSVDDSCQRLGMAAVDMLYIHDVNRRWHGDAIDDRFREVMEGGYRALEKLRADGAVKAIGVGVNDPDILVRFAETGDFDCFMLAGRYTLLEQTPLEKLFPVCEKRDISIVAAGPFNSGILATGAKPRARYFYADATPEILNKTRHIEKVCALHDVPLAAAALQFALGHPIVASVATGMVSPQEVGENLHHMKHAIPEDFWLELKQEGLLRQDTPLPRMARAG, from the coding sequence GGCGCATCAGGCGGTACGCGCTGCCCGCGACGGCGGCGTCACCTATTTCGATGTCGCGCCTTTCTACGGCACCGGGCTTGCCGAACATCGATTGGGCGAAGCTTTCCGTGGCAGGCCGAAGGATTTCGTGCTCTCCACGAAAGTCGGCCGGCTGCTCAAGCCGGCTACCTCCGGCCGTCCGCAGGAATCGATGTTCCGCGAGACGCTGCCCTTCGAGATCGTCTATGACTACAGCTATGACGGTATCATGCGCTCGGTGGATGATAGCTGCCAGCGGCTGGGTATGGCAGCCGTCGACATGCTCTACATTCATGACGTGAACCGTAGGTGGCATGGCGACGCGATTGATGACCGTTTCCGCGAAGTCATGGAAGGCGGATACAGGGCGTTGGAAAAGCTGCGCGCGGATGGCGCCGTCAAGGCAATCGGTGTTGGCGTCAATGATCCCGACATTCTCGTGCGCTTCGCCGAGACAGGTGATTTCGACTGCTTCATGCTGGCCGGTCGCTATACGCTTCTGGAACAGACGCCGCTCGAAAAGCTGTTCCCCGTCTGCGAAAAACGCGACATCTCGATCGTTGCCGCCGGACCTTTCAACTCCGGAATCCTGGCCACCGGCGCGAAGCCTCGCGCCAGATATTTCTATGCGGATGCCACCCCTGAAATTCTGAACAAGACCCGCCACATCGAGAAAGTGTGTGCGTTGCACGATGTGCCGCTCGCAGCCGCAGCGCTTCAATTCGCACTCGGCCATCCGATCGTGGCCAGTGTCGCCACCGGAATGGTTTCGCCACAGGAAGTCGGGGAAAACCTTCACCACATGAAGCACGCCATACCGGAGGATTTCTGGCTGGAACTCAAGCAGGAGGGCCTGCTGAGGCAGGACACGCCGCTTCCGCGCATGGCGCGGGCGGGGTAG
- a CDS encoding FAD-dependent oxidoreductase yields MAGDARGTIERSFDALVVGGGAAGVAAAVTAARAGLSVCLIERYGFCGGGAVAGLSGTICGLYEASDDNEAEPRKVVHGFVDEFIFELERRGGLTAPVRYGKTYTRVHDPLVWRETADKFLADSGVEVLFHTTVTGVIQDGDRLLGVEAYSKEGTLRLRAGITIDASGDADVVAMAGLGSFVGADGQVQNPTMIFRLMGVDTDRLFGAYGKDTIMPAEITDLIATQNRSGRYSLPRTKIWVFPTTRPNELLCNCTRIIGSDGRALNTLYARDFTEAEVLGRKQVREYARFFHDHVTGCEQSFVNDTGVQVGIRQTRQGLGRYVLKNEDVLTSAKFSDGIARSPWPIELHAGEKPRVHWLLNDFYEVPYRCFIPERGDGLLFAGRCLSAEHEAVASARVTAQCFSYGQAIGHAASIAVDEQIPASSIEGSRIRMGLNRMGARLDE; encoded by the coding sequence ATGGCCGGCGATGCGCGAGGAACCATTGAACGCAGCTTCGATGCGCTGGTCGTCGGCGGCGGGGCAGCGGGCGTCGCCGCCGCCGTGACGGCGGCGCGGGCGGGTTTGAGCGTCTGCCTGATTGAGCGCTACGGTTTCTGTGGAGGCGGCGCGGTCGCCGGTCTCTCGGGCACTATCTGCGGTCTTTACGAGGCCAGCGACGACAACGAAGCGGAACCGCGCAAGGTGGTCCACGGCTTCGTGGACGAATTCATCTTCGAACTCGAACGGCGCGGCGGGCTGACCGCTCCCGTGCGCTACGGCAAGACATATACGCGCGTTCACGATCCGCTCGTCTGGCGCGAGACCGCAGACAAGTTCCTGGCGGATTCCGGCGTGGAGGTCCTGTTCCACACAACCGTGACCGGCGTCATCCAGGACGGGGACCGCCTGCTCGGCGTAGAGGCCTATAGCAAGGAAGGCACGCTTCGACTGCGCGCCGGCATTACGATCGATGCTAGCGGCGACGCCGATGTGGTCGCGATGGCCGGCCTTGGGAGCTTCGTCGGAGCCGATGGCCAGGTACAGAACCCGACAATGATTTTCCGGCTGATGGGCGTCGACACGGACCGTTTGTTCGGCGCCTATGGCAAAGACACGATCATGCCCGCTGAGATCACGGATTTGATCGCCACCCAGAACCGTTCTGGCCGATACAGCCTGCCCAGGACGAAAATCTGGGTGTTTCCAACGACCCGGCCGAACGAACTGCTGTGCAACTGCACGCGTATCATCGGGTCGGACGGCCGTGCGCTCAACACGCTCTATGCGCGGGACTTCACGGAGGCTGAAGTTCTCGGTCGCAAGCAGGTGCGCGAATATGCCCGCTTCTTCCACGACCATGTCACGGGCTGCGAGCAGAGCTTCGTCAATGATACCGGCGTCCAGGTCGGCATACGTCAAACGCGCCAGGGCCTCGGACGCTACGTGCTGAAGAACGAGGATGTGCTGACCAGCGCGAAATTCTCCGACGGTATCGCCCGCTCGCCATGGCCGATCGAGCTGCATGCGGGCGAAAAGCCGCGTGTGCACTGGTTGCTGAATGACTTCTACGAGGTGCCGTATCGATGCTTCATCCCCGAGCGCGGCGATGGGTTGCTATTCGCGGGCCGCTGTCTTTCGGCCGAGCATGAGGCGGTGGCCTCGGCGCGGGTTACCGCGCAGTGCTTTTCCTACGGCCAAGCCATAGGCCACGCCGCCTCGATCGCGGTCGACGAGCAGATTCCTGCAAGCAGCATCGAAGGCTCGCGCATCAGGATGGGCCTCAACAGAATGGGAGCCAGGCTCGATGAGTAG
- a CDS encoding GntR family transcriptional regulator — MPSRRKARGTRGEVPLSERAYQTIEEKIVVGELPAGKALSEGALAELLGMGRTPVREALQRLAGEGLVQILPQRGVLVSDITVDDYLKLMEARRPLDVLIADIVSSRASDSQRMRIAEIAVLFDEARSVADERLFMHVDREFNGLLCEASGNVYLARMSGLLQGQSRRFYFRHRHRTDFSETAGLHGELARAIAAGDPGRAGKAADAIIAFNIRLARDVLLDRR; from the coding sequence ATGCCGAGTAGGCGCAAGGCGAGGGGCACGCGCGGCGAGGTGCCGCTTTCCGAACGAGCCTATCAGACCATCGAGGAAAAGATTGTCGTCGGCGAGCTTCCGGCCGGCAAGGCTCTCTCCGAAGGAGCACTCGCTGAGTTGTTGGGGATGGGGCGAACGCCCGTTCGCGAGGCCTTGCAGCGTTTGGCAGGGGAGGGTCTTGTCCAGATACTGCCTCAGCGGGGAGTCCTGGTCTCCGACATTACGGTCGACGACTATCTGAAGCTGATGGAAGCGCGCAGGCCGCTTGATGTGTTGATTGCGGATATCGTTTCGTCGCGAGCGTCGGATAGCCAGCGGATGCGCATCGCTGAAATTGCGGTCCTGTTCGATGAAGCACGAAGCGTTGCCGACGAACGGCTCTTCATGCACGTCGACCGTGAGTTCAACGGGCTCCTCTGCGAAGCGTCGGGCAATGTCTACCTTGCAAGGATGTCGGGCCTGCTTCAGGGACAGTCCCGGCGCTTCTATTTCCGGCATCGTCATCGAACCGATTTTAGCGAGACGGCGGGATTGCACGGAGAACTGGCGAGAGCCATTGCTGCGGGTGATCCGGGCCGGGCAGGCAAGGCCGCAGATGCGATCATCGCCTTCAACATCCGGCTTGCGCGCGACGTGCTTCTCGACAGGCGATGA
- a CDS encoding UxaA family hydrolase produces MSAAKEEAGWDAVQIARNDHVAIALRDLSGSVRVRRGDEVASVTLLGPIPLGHKFALADLPAGSEIYKYGAPIGQLTQPVATGAHVHVHNLVSQRARQSAAPKE; encoded by the coding sequence GTGAGCGCAGCGAAAGAAGAAGCCGGCTGGGATGCCGTTCAGATTGCGCGAAACGACCACGTCGCCATCGCGCTTCGCGACCTGTCGGGCTCTGTGCGCGTCCGCCGTGGCGATGAGGTCGCCTCCGTCACTCTGCTCGGACCGATCCCGCTTGGCCACAAATTCGCGCTCGCCGATCTGCCTGCGGGCAGCGAGATTTACAAATACGGGGCACCGATCGGGCAATTGACGCAACCGGTAGCGACGGGTGCGCATGTCCACGTCCATAACCTCGTCAGCCAGAGGGCAAGGCAATCTGCCGCCCCCAAGGAATGA
- the ilvD gene encoding dihydroxy-acid dehydratase — MSRTRRPIRSNFEPGSTRWAVRRAQWIAMGIDEKDFSKPKVAIVNTSSKLSVCYQHLDRLAARVETAIRDSGGLPFEVRTAASSDFVTSAGRQGRYLMPTRDLMSFDVEVQIEGAELDGMVLLSSCDKTTPAHLMAAARLDIPSIVVACGYQLGGSCGGKSVDIETLYNSVGSYKAGEIDLEQLTEMSRVAIMGPGVCAGLATANSMHVMAEALGMTLPGNTPIRASSDRLNEICNAAGRRIMEMVEEDLRPRDILTPPAFRNAVRIAVALGASVNVVRHLAAIAQEAELELDVVAEVEKAAAQTPLIARIRPNGGTRIEDFEAAGGCMAALKVLEQVLEIDAVTVSGKTIGQLISSAETPNSPHLASLDFPFSTDPGLAIIRGSLAPDGAVVKIAAVPDQTRRFSGKARVFENEADAIERLAPTHPQHIERGDVVVLRMMGPKGGPGTVFAASFMAALQGTDLAGVVAVVTDGELSGLNSGITIGQVMPEAAEGGPLAYVESGDEIAIDLGRRTIDLLVDREEMARRLRVPLRLPDAPRGWLSIYRATVGPLARGAVVGDTVRPKSAGE, encoded by the coding sequence ATGAGTAGAACGAGGCGGCCGATCCGCAGCAATTTCGAGCCGGGCAGTACGCGGTGGGCCGTGCGCCGCGCCCAGTGGATCGCGATGGGTATCGACGAGAAGGATTTCTCCAAACCGAAGGTCGCAATCGTCAACACGTCGAGCAAACTGTCCGTCTGCTACCAGCATCTGGACAGGCTTGCGGCGCGAGTTGAAACGGCAATCCGCGACAGCGGTGGGCTGCCCTTCGAGGTTCGCACGGCCGCGTCATCCGATTTCGTCACCAGTGCGGGCCGGCAAGGCCGGTATCTCATGCCGACGCGCGATCTCATGTCGTTCGACGTAGAGGTTCAGATCGAGGGTGCGGAACTGGACGGGATGGTCCTTCTGTCGTCCTGCGACAAGACCACGCCTGCACATCTGATGGCGGCCGCGCGTCTCGACATCCCTTCGATCGTAGTGGCTTGTGGCTACCAGCTCGGTGGCAGCTGTGGCGGAAAATCGGTCGATATCGAGACGCTCTACAATTCCGTCGGCAGCTACAAGGCGGGCGAGATCGACCTTGAGCAACTCACCGAGATGAGCCGCGTGGCGATCATGGGCCCCGGTGTATGCGCCGGCCTCGCTACCGCGAATTCCATGCATGTCATGGCCGAGGCGCTCGGCATGACTTTGCCGGGTAATACCCCGATCCGCGCCAGCTCGGATCGGTTGAACGAGATCTGCAACGCTGCCGGACGCCGCATTATGGAAATGGTGGAAGAGGATCTAAGACCTCGCGACATCCTGACGCCCCCGGCTTTCCGCAATGCCGTCCGTATAGCCGTGGCCCTGGGTGCCTCGGTCAATGTGGTGCGCCATCTGGCAGCGATCGCGCAAGAGGCCGAACTCGAGCTCGATGTCGTCGCAGAGGTGGAAAAGGCGGCGGCCCAAACACCGCTGATCGCCCGGATACGGCCGAACGGCGGCACGCGTATCGAGGATTTCGAGGCGGCCGGCGGCTGCATGGCAGCGCTCAAGGTGCTGGAGCAGGTTTTGGAGATCGACGCGGTAACGGTGAGCGGCAAGACGATCGGCCAACTGATCTCGAGCGCGGAAACGCCGAATTCACCACATCTTGCCAGTCTGGATTTCCCTTTCTCGACAGACCCCGGCCTGGCGATCATACGCGGCTCGCTGGCTCCAGATGGCGCGGTGGTCAAGATCGCGGCTGTCCCCGATCAAACCCGCCGTTTCTCCGGAAAGGCGCGGGTGTTCGAGAACGAGGCCGACGCCATCGAGAGGCTCGCTCCAACCCATCCGCAGCATATCGAGAGAGGTGACGTCGTCGTGCTGCGCATGATGGGACCTAAAGGCGGACCCGGCACCGTGTTCGCCGCCAGCTTCATGGCCGCCTTGCAAGGCACGGACCTGGCAGGCGTCGTCGCGGTCGTCACCGACGGGGAACTGTCGGGATTGAACAGCGGCATTACCATCGGCCAGGTGATGCCGGAAGCGGCCGAAGGCGGGCCGCTGGCCTATGTCGAAAGCGGCGACGAAATCGCGATCGATCTGGGCCGGCGGACTATCGATCTGCTGGTCGATCGAGAAGAGATGGCGCGCCGCTTGCGCGTTCCACTGCGCCTGCCGGACGCTCCCCGCGGCTGGCTGTCGATATACCGTGCTACTGTCGGGCCGCTTGCGCGCGGCGCGGTAGTGGGAGACACAGTACGGCCAAAATCCGCCGGCGAGTAA
- a CDS encoding FAD-binding and (Fe-S)-binding domain-containing protein: MSEARVGIGTRHVGLERRLARDVRGEVKFDALTRGLYATDASIYQIFPVGVVFPRDVADVQACLGAAAEFGVPIIARGAGTSQNGQPIGAGLVLDMSRHFSGILDLDLEAGTVIVRPGTVLEQLNSVVRRHGLFFPVEPSTASRCTLGGMAGNNSSGARSMRYGKMVDNVLAIEAVDAEGELFRFGRSPSASSVHGRIADTLERLLAVAHAEAGEIERTFPKVQRRVGGYNLDELIRKPANPAGLLVGSEGTLSVTTELTLKLARLPAGRVMGVCHFPSFRSAMEATASLVDLGPTAVELVDNNILTLGRDIPLFRNTLAAITRGTPDCLLLVEFAGADEASLAIDLQRLDECMADLGFPDAVVEITQPDSQKLVWGMREACLNIMMSMRGDRKPVSFIEDCAVPLEHLADYTDAMTELFARNGIRGTWYAHASVGCLHVRPILDMKDVADIATMRALAETACDMVKRFKGSFSGEHGDGISRSEFIEPMFGRRMTAVFEAVKQGFDPNNRLNPGKIVRPFKMDDRSLMRFAPSYRVTEPATPILDWSAFGGFGGAVEMCNNNGTCRKLSGGTMCPSYRVMRDERHVTRGRANALRLAMSGQLGADAFTSAEMKASLDLCVSCKGCRRECPTGVDMAKLKIEFLHQYYERHGLPLRERLIAYLPRYARHAGRLAPLINLRNRVPFAAKLSERMLGFSARRTLPVWRRTWDAPSRTSAGPVAGDGRDIVLFADTFNSHFEAENLDAAVRVLGAAGYRVHHAQAADGGRGPCCGRTFLSAGMVEEARKEAERSAAMLLPYVRAGARIVGLEPSCLLTFRDEYESLLPPEDFKALAEASLLFDELLAPDAGRIADLLGIRDQGGRVARVHGHCHQKSMDALAPLEKLLGAIPGLDVRVIDSSCCGMAGAFGYGAETIDVSMAMGELTLLPEVRKTGPDDVIVANGTSCRHQIHDGAGRDAIHIIRFLDELIQTDTGAAPARNRST, from the coding sequence ATGAGCGAAGCCAGGGTCGGCATTGGGACGCGGCACGTCGGTTTGGAGCGCCGGCTGGCTCGCGATGTTCGTGGAGAAGTCAAGTTCGACGCGCTGACGAGAGGCCTCTACGCGACCGACGCATCGATCTATCAGATTTTTCCGGTGGGCGTCGTCTTCCCCCGCGATGTGGCCGACGTGCAGGCCTGTCTGGGGGCTGCAGCCGAGTTCGGTGTCCCGATCATAGCGCGCGGCGCGGGAACCTCGCAGAACGGCCAGCCGATCGGCGCGGGATTGGTGCTCGACATGAGCAGGCATTTCAGCGGCATCCTCGACCTTGATCTGGAAGCCGGGACGGTGATCGTTCGTCCTGGCACTGTTCTGGAACAGTTGAACAGCGTAGTGCGCCGACATGGGCTTTTCTTCCCGGTGGAGCCATCGACCGCCAGTCGCTGCACGTTAGGCGGCATGGCCGGGAATAATTCCTCGGGCGCCCGCTCGATGCGCTATGGAAAGATGGTCGACAACGTGCTGGCCATCGAAGCTGTCGATGCGGAGGGGGAACTTTTCCGCTTCGGACGCTCCCCGAGCGCCTCAAGCGTGCACGGCCGTATCGCCGATACCCTGGAACGGCTGCTCGCGGTCGCCCATGCCGAAGCCGGGGAGATCGAGCGCACCTTCCCGAAGGTCCAGAGGCGGGTCGGCGGCTACAATCTCGACGAACTGATCAGGAAGCCCGCGAACCCCGCGGGATTGCTGGTCGGGTCCGAAGGCACACTTTCGGTGACGACCGAACTGACGTTGAAGCTGGCGCGGCTGCCTGCCGGGCGGGTGATGGGGGTATGTCATTTTCCGAGCTTCCGCTCGGCCATGGAAGCGACCGCCAGCCTCGTCGATCTGGGGCCGACGGCGGTCGAACTGGTGGACAACAACATCCTTACGCTTGGCCGCGACATTCCGCTGTTTCGCAACACATTGGCCGCGATCACGCGTGGTACGCCCGATTGCCTTCTGCTGGTCGAATTCGCCGGGGCGGACGAGGCATCCCTGGCTATCGATCTGCAGCGCCTTGACGAATGCATGGCGGACCTCGGCTTTCCCGATGCCGTTGTCGAAATAACCCAGCCCGACAGTCAAAAGCTCGTTTGGGGCATGCGGGAAGCGTGTCTCAACATCATGATGTCGATGCGAGGCGACCGAAAGCCGGTCTCCTTTATCGAGGATTGCGCCGTCCCGCTTGAACACCTCGCCGACTATACGGATGCTATGACGGAGCTCTTTGCACGCAATGGCATACGTGGCACCTGGTACGCGCATGCGTCCGTCGGCTGCCTCCACGTCCGCCCTATCCTCGATATGAAGGACGTTGCGGATATTGCAACCATGCGTGCCCTTGCAGAGACAGCCTGCGATATGGTCAAGAGATTCAAGGGATCCTTCTCGGGAGAGCATGGCGACGGTATCTCGAGATCCGAGTTCATCGAGCCGATGTTCGGCAGGAGGATGACGGCTGTTTTCGAGGCCGTAAAGCAGGGTTTCGACCCGAATAACCGGCTCAACCCGGGCAAGATCGTCCGCCCGTTCAAGATGGACGACCGCTCGCTCATGCGATTTGCTCCATCCTATCGCGTTACCGAGCCCGCGACGCCCATTCTGGACTGGTCCGCCTTTGGCGGCTTCGGCGGCGCTGTCGAAATGTGCAACAATAACGGGACATGCCGCAAGCTTTCGGGCGGTACCATGTGCCCGTCGTACCGGGTCATGCGCGACGAGCGGCATGTCACGCGCGGGAGAGCCAACGCCCTCCGCCTCGCCATGTCGGGTCAGTTGGGGGCAGACGCCTTTACTTCCGCGGAGATGAAAGCCTCTCTGGATCTCTGCGTCTCCTGCAAAGGCTGCCGGCGGGAATGCCCGACCGGAGTCGACATGGCCAAGCTCAAGATCGAATTCCTGCACCAATATTACGAACGGCACGGACTACCGCTGCGCGAGCGGCTGATCGCCTACCTTCCGCGTTATGCGAGACACGCCGGGCGTCTAGCGCCGCTGATCAATTTGCGGAACCGGGTGCCGTTTGCAGCCAAACTGTCCGAGCGGATGCTGGGCTTCAGCGCGCGCCGAACCCTCCCTGTCTGGAGACGCACATGGGATGCTCCGTCCCGCACATCCGCCGGGCCGGTGGCCGGCGACGGCCGGGACATCGTGCTGTTCGCCGATACGTTCAACAGCCATTTCGAGGCCGAGAACCTCGATGCCGCGGTGCGCGTGCTGGGCGCTGCCGGCTATCGGGTTCATCATGCACAAGCGGCCGACGGGGGGCGGGGGCCTTGCTGCGGCCGGACGTTCCTGTCTGCCGGCATGGTCGAAGAGGCGCGCAAGGAAGCGGAGCGGAGCGCCGCGATGCTGCTTCCCTATGTTCGCGCCGGCGCACGCATTGTCGGGCTGGAGCCGTCATGCCTTCTCACATTTCGCGACGAATATGAAAGCCTGCTGCCCCCCGAGGATTTCAAGGCACTGGCCGAAGCGAGCCTACTGTTCGACGAACTGCTTGCACCCGACGCTGGGCGCATCGCCGACTTGCTCGGAATCCGCGATCAGGGCGGCAGGGTTGCCCGCGTCCACGGGCATTGTCATCAAAAGTCTATGGACGCGCTGGCTCCACTCGAGAAATTGCTGGGAGCGATACCGGGGCTGGACGTGCGCGTGATCGATTCAAGTTGTTGCGGCATGGCGGGGGCCTTCGGCTACGGTGCCGAAACCATCGACGTGTCGATGGCGATGGGCGAACTGACCTTGCTGCCGGAGGTCCGAAAGACGGGACCCGATGACGTGATCGTTGCCAACGGCACGAGCTGCCGGCACCAGATCCACGACGGTGCAGGCCGGGATGCCATCCACATCATCCGGTTCCTGGACGAGCTGATTCAGACCGATACCGGCGCGGCACCGGCCCGCAACCGGTCTACCTGA